One Armatimonadota bacterium genomic window, GGGCGGACGATATACGTCCCCGTGTAGAGCGCGGGCTGCGCCTGGTAGACGCCCGTGCGGATCTCCCGCATCCCCACGTTGGCCACCACGCCGAAGATGTGGAACGTCGCCGACCCGCCGGCGCTGCCCCGCAGCGTCACCGTTATCCGATCTCCCGGCCGCAACGGCCGCCGGGCGTCGTGAGTGAGCAGCTCGATGCGCACCCCGCCGACTGGCGGGAGCGGGACCGGAGCCGCCCAGAGGGGATTAGCGCCCAGCAACAGGGCGGTCAGCAAGACCGCGCAAGCGAATCGGATCACCGAAGCCCCCACCCTCGACAGACCTGCGCCGTCAATTTGTCCCGGACGATACGCATATGCTTTCGCGGCACAGGGGGATTTCCCTCTGCCAAGGACGCCGCGAGCGCTTTTTAGTCGCCCCGAGGAGGGGAGAGTTCTTTCAGACTTCACGTGATGTTGCGCGGTGATTCCGCAGAGGTGCCCCCGGGATTTCCGGCTTCCGCAGTACGCGTGGGGCGTGAAGGCGGAGGAAAGGATTCGCCCGCACTCTAGAGAATAAATTGCCTACCTCACGTCTAGAGCAGGGTGATGGCCGGGCGCCTCCGCCGTGAGCAGGGCGGAGGCATGCCCCAATGGAGGACGCGGACCCGGTTTCCCAGGGCGTCTTCGGTGCTCGGTGTTTCCGATTAGGGGTTCGCGGAGCTGATGGTGGCGCGACGGCGCGCAGGTGTGCGGATGGACCGGTTGGCGCGGGAGGGGATGGCCCTGGCGATGGGCATGGCGGGCATGAACGGCGCCAACTGGGTCTACCACATGGTCATGAGCCGGACGCTGGCCCCTGCCGGCTACGGGGGTCTCAGTGCCCTGCTGGGGGCGCTGTTCATCCTCACCGTCCCGGTGACGGCGATCCAGATGGGGGTATCGGCCTCCGTGGCCCGCGGAGGGCGCAGCGCGACCACATCCTCTTCGCACCCCGGGACCATATCGTCTTCGGTCGCCGGGGCCGCGCCGTTTTCTCCGGACATGCTCTCGGGCTGGCTGAGGGCCTTCCTGCTGCTGGGCCTGGCGGCTTCCGCCCTGGTGATGGCGTTCAGCTCCCCGCTGGCCGGTTTGTTGCGGCTGGGATCACCCGCCCCGGTGATGGTGCTGGGCACCGCTCTCGTTTCCTGGGTGCCCCTGCCGCTGGTCCGGGGGATGCTGCAGGGGAGTCGTCGTTTCTGGACCCTGGGACGAAGCTTCTTGTTGGAGGGGATGCTCCGGCTTGGTCTGGGGGTCCTCCTGGTCTCCCTGGGTCTTGGGCTGAATGGGGCCGTGGCTGCCATCAGCCTGGCCTCTCTGGGGGCACTGGTGGTGACCCTGCGCAGCGCACGGGTGCTCTCGCCCTCAGGCTCCCCGAGCTCTGCCGCGGTAGCCCCCTCGGCTCCCGCCGTGCAGAGTGGTGAGGCCCTGCGATGGCTGGTGCCGTACCTGCTGGCCGCGGCCGGGATGACGGTGCTCACATACGCCGACGTGGTCTTCGTGAAGACGCGCTTTCCCCCGGCGGACGCCGGGATTTACGCCGCCGCCTCCACCGGGGGCAAGATCATCCTATACGCCACAGCGCCCCTGGCCATGGTCATGCTGCCGGAGGTGGTGCGGCGAAACGCGCGGGACGGCAGAAGCCGGGGCGTCCTGCTGCGCACCGCCCTCTACGCCGTCGGCGCGGGGGGGACGTTGCTGGCAGTCTATGCGCTGGCGCCTGGGACCGTCATGCGAGTCCTCTTCGGCGGCGCCTACGTGGCGGGGGCCCCGCTGCTGCCGCTGGTTGGCCTGGGGATGCTGGCCACGGAGCTGGCGCTGCTTGGGATCTACTATCACCTCGGTGCGGGCCGGACGGGGATCCTGCGCTGGATCGTCCTGCAGGCGGCAGCCTTCCCCGTGGCCCTGGTCGCGCTGGCCCGCAGCGTGCAGGCCACTGCTGCGCTGGTGGTGGTCGCGGGCCTGATGGCGCTCGGTGTGGTCTGGTCGTCCCTGCTGCTGCGGTCCGGACCGGTAAGGTCTCCCCAGGCGGCGGGGGCGGTGGAGTCTTAAAGAACGGGAGCGGTGGGACGATGAAGCTGGACATCATGCTGGCAAAGCAAAATGTGGCCACGATCCGGGACGTGAGTTTTGTGCCACTGGTGGCCCACGTGGACGACCGCGGCTACCTCATCGAGATCCTGCGCCAGGTTGACCCGCACTTTGCCAAGTTCGGCCAGGTCTACCTGGTGGGCAATTTCGCCCGGGGGACGATCCGCGCCTTTCACAAGCATGAAGCGCAGTGGGACTGGTTTTTCATCAGCCGGGGCGCGGCCAAGGTGGTGCTGGTGGACGACCGTCGCGACTCCCCTACCTACGGGCAGATGAATGTATTTGTCACCTCCGCCCAAAACCCCAGCCTCATCGCCATTCCCCCCGGCGTCTACCACGGCTGGAT contains:
- a CDS encoding dTDP-4-dehydrorhamnose 3,5-epimerase family protein, giving the protein MKLDIMLAKQNVATIRDVSFVPLVAHVDDRGYLIEILRQVDPHFAKFGQVYLVGNFARGTIRAFHKHEAQWDWFFISRGAAKVVLVDDRRDSPTYGQMNVFVTSAQNPSLIAIPPGVYHGWMSLADDTQLVSVASEVYNREKPDEVRISPDSFGDVWTVRGR